One segment of Sinorhizobium sp. BG8 DNA contains the following:
- a CDS encoding DMT family transporter, giving the protein MDATGNFRGALYMAIAMAAFTCNDALVKSLASELNTGQIMFVRGLVTTLLVAAIAWRTRAIGSLGVMLQPAVALRMAAEIGASVTYISALGAMPIANTSAILQALPLAVTLGAALFLSEPVGWRRWLAILAGFVGVMIVIRPGPEGFSTAAGYVVASVVCAAIRDLCTRRIDLAVPALTITATTAASITVVGGLLIVPMGGWQPMGGSLIVQIVLASSLLLVGYQCIVLAMRTGEISFVAPFRYTGLIWAIAIGIFVFGDIPDAWMCLGIAIIVGSGLYAFYRESNRKGPAYAKESVAETP; this is encoded by the coding sequence ATGGATGCCACGGGGAATTTCAGGGGCGCGCTCTACATGGCGATCGCCATGGCCGCCTTTACTTGCAACGACGCACTGGTCAAGTCTCTGGCAAGCGAACTGAACACAGGCCAGATCATGTTCGTGCGAGGGCTGGTGACCACGCTCCTCGTCGCGGCAATCGCCTGGCGGACGCGCGCCATCGGCTCGCTAGGCGTCATGCTGCAGCCGGCGGTCGCCCTGCGGATGGCCGCCGAGATCGGAGCCTCTGTCACCTATATTTCCGCCCTCGGCGCAATGCCCATCGCCAACACCTCGGCGATCCTGCAGGCCCTGCCGCTGGCCGTCACGCTCGGGGCCGCCCTGTTTCTCTCCGAACCCGTCGGCTGGCGCCGATGGCTTGCGATCCTTGCCGGGTTCGTCGGGGTCATGATCGTGATCCGGCCGGGCCCGGAGGGCTTTTCGACCGCCGCGGGCTACGTCGTCGCCTCCGTCGTCTGTGCCGCCATCCGTGACCTGTGCACGCGCCGTATCGACCTCGCCGTTCCCGCCCTCACCATCACGGCAACCACTGCCGCCTCGATCACGGTCGTCGGTGGGCTGCTGATCGTTCCGATGGGTGGCTGGCAGCCGATGGGAGGCTCCCTGATAGTCCAGATCGTTCTTGCCAGTTCGCTCCTTCTCGTCGGCTACCAATGCATCGTGCTGGCCATGCGCACGGGCGAAATCTCCTTCGTCGCCCCCTTCCGCTACACAGGACTGATCTGGGCGATCGCCATCGGCATCTTCGTCTTCGGCGATATTCCCGATGCCTGGATGTGCCTGGGTATTGCCATTATCGTCGGTTCCGGCCTCTATGCATTCTACCGCGAAAGCAACCGCAAGGGTCCCGCCTATGCTAAGGAATCGGTTGCGGAAACGCCCTGA
- the mobB gene encoding molybdopterin-guanine dinucleotide biosynthesis protein B — translation MTTAPAPSRIFGIAGWKNSGKTGLAVRLVTELTARGYRVSTIKHAHHDFDIDKVGADSFRHRQAGAHEVTIVSGTRFAIMHELRGDPEPTLAEILARLAPCDLVLIEGYKFEPVPKIEARRTEAANRTPLAPLDPHIAAIAADHQVEDTTLPVFDLDDTDAIADFIEKTVGLERPRP, via the coding sequence ATGACCACAGCACCCGCACCATCAAGGATTTTCGGCATCGCCGGCTGGAAGAACTCCGGAAAGACCGGACTGGCCGTCCGGCTGGTCACCGAACTGACCGCTCGTGGCTACCGCGTGTCCACGATCAAGCACGCCCATCACGATTTCGATATCGACAAGGTCGGAGCCGACAGCTTTCGCCACCGGCAGGCGGGCGCCCATGAGGTCACCATCGTCTCCGGCACGCGTTTCGCCATCATGCACGAGCTGCGCGGCGACCCGGAGCCGACGCTCGCCGAAATCCTCGCCCGCCTTGCTCCTTGCGATCTGGTCCTCATCGAGGGCTACAAGTTCGAGCCCGTCCCGAAGATCGAGGCACGACGGACCGAGGCGGCCAACCGCACGCCGCTTGCTCCACTGGACCCCCACATCGCCGCCATTGCGGCCGACCACCAGGTGGAGGACACAACCCTGCCGGTCTTCGATCTCGACGATACGGACGCCATCGCGGACTTCATCGAAAAAACGGTCGGACTTGAGCGCCCCCGCCCCTGA